Proteins co-encoded in one Plasmodium coatneyi strain Hackeri chromosome 7, complete sequence genomic window:
- a CDS encoding FHA domain protein: protein MINGRKNRSVKTKNYIINVNCYTWINNSHGLFDYESENFYKKCFKIKCLYNYYYILKDDINVEIKNEEEINKIMLSNTNMKLICKIKYINNNYQLIPCIDSKNDGSSTAGGTTVGQLEGSNNVINRDHNDSGDNADNNSGNNAGNNDRNDSHEHGERDDSGGNDADNFWVIVKYLKNKSSILHEDDIIKLGRVKLKIKKIITNLQQEREYNKSLSPFADDECETDAPEMVRPGVVPHGMKHPTGGNALIDKNTTSNNYVSGRINPHVTIRSNQLQEEENADMNCGAVNNSVEDSYNLYDDVEELSDPVDGGELPREGESFLGRNTNGNSGEPNRPQESEINLATNNSYVDDFYLFKGNVLNGGGRSAQSKNEQNEDDVGVFSESPFGGVLNQPSGARKDDNGTTNRLLGEKNNCSGAMNQIENDHGGTNRRRDKPEGEVNQTENIAPNEHAASSNLEQPHYVSHGGHSNGLVSSPNLRNLTGEISSIRSNASGNNDPPLNAPRGGVTLNSSNNVVSFAGCSDELGNINENQDGTGSSNNEDSFRFMRKRTTCMSMSCGSRGKISSTTEYQTMQSKDLTQQNKSEVGTPSMYNCRICLCEYENENNPLISPCKCKGSMKYVHLNCIRTWMKGRLNVRSECSSYSFFWKQLNCELCKFPYPTYIYAQNKYLELYEIPKPELPYIVIELMNDRNKGFYIVSLANTKCVRMGRGHDTDVRVNDISVSRFHAMIKFCNGNFYIEDCKSKFGTLIQIRKPVFFNIRRNKFIALQVGRTVMYVYMKRKNWIFLPICLKLSKTKDEDVSTLDNFSSKLIIDNNMQLENSNFEYNGGEDAEGEAPNYEGANELDNNPMVDNSVVNNPMVHNPMVDNSVINAGESPPVGDVGTQDLNEANTHNNSSAQDINLDSTGSIGNATPSVPSVPSVPSVPSVPSVPTGVTCNPDDAAKSTNPYESGGVGNNAGNGRGNSGDSSVSRNVMNGGTPPGYY, encoded by the coding sequence ATGATAAATGgtagaaaaaacagaagtgtgaaaacaaaaaattacattaTAAATGTCAACTGCTACACGTGGATTAACAACAGCCATGGGCTGTTCGACTACGAGAgcgaaaatttttacaaaaaatgttttaagaTAAAATGCCTCTACAATTACTACTACATATTGAAGGACGACATTAacgtagaaataaaaaatgaagaggaaataaataaaataatgttaAGTAATACGAATATGAAGCTGATATGTAAAATAaagtacataaataataattaccAGTTGATACCTTGTATTGATAGTAAGAATGACGGGTCGAGCACTGCGGGGGGGACAACAGTCGGCCAGCTGGAGGGAAGCAACAATGTGATCAACAGGGACCATAACGATAGTGGTGATAATGCAGATAACAATAGCGGTAACAACGCAGGTAACAATGACCGTAACGACAGTCACGAACACGGGGAGCGCGACGACAGCGGAGGGAACGACGCAGACAATTTTTGGGTCATCGTAAAATACCTAAAGAATAAAAGTTCCATATTGCACGAAGATGATATTATAAAGCTGGGCAGAGTTAagttgaaaataaaaaaaattattaccaATTTGCAGCAAGAGAGGGAGTACAACAAATCGTTGTCTCCTTTCGCCGATGATGAGTGCGAAACGGACGCCCCGGAAATGGTTCGCCCAGGAGTGGTTCCCCATGGGATGAAACATCCCACGGGAGGCAACGCCCTAATTGATAAAAACACCACCTCGAATAACTACGTCAGCGGAAGAATCAACCCGCATGTCACCATACGCAGTAACCAActgcaggaagaagaaaatgccgACATGAATTGTGGCGCAGTCAATAACAGTGTGGAGGATAGCTACAATTTGTATGACGATGTGGAGGAGCTTAGCGATCCCGTGGACGGGGGCGAGCTGCCCAGAGAGGGGGAAAGCTTCCTTGGGAGAAATACCAACGGTAATAGTGGTGAACCAAACAGACCACAAGAAAGTGAAATAAATTTAGCCACGAACAATTCCTACGTGGAcgatttttatctttttaaGGGGAACGTGCTTAATGGGGGGGGGAGAAGCGCACAAAGTAAGAACGAGCAGAATGAAGACGACGTAGGAGTGTTCAGTGAATCCCCATTTGGTGGCGTGTTAAATCAGCCCTCAGGTGCCAGAAAAGATGACAACGGCACAACGAACCGGTTGTTAGGAGAGAAGAATAATTGTAGTGGTGCGATGAACCAAATAGAAAACGATCATGGTGGGACGAATCGTAGGAGGGACAAACCGGAGGGAGAAGTAAACCAGACAGAGAACATCGCGCCAAATGAACACGCAGCTTCGTCTAACTTAGAACAACCTCACTATGTTTCTCATGGGGGGCACTCAAACGGTTTAGTGAGTAGCCCCAATTTGAGGAACCTAACAGGGGAAATCAGTTCAATACGTAGTAATGCAAGTGGGAATAATGACCCTCCTTTAAATGCACCGAGAGGAGGGGTCACACTGAATAGCAGCAACAATGTTGTAAGTTTTGCCGGCTGTAGTGATGAATTGGGGAACATAAACGAAAATCAGGACGGAACAGGTAGCAGTAACAATGAGGATTCATTCAGATTTATGCGAAAGAGAACCACATGTATGAGCATGTCGTGCGGGAGTAGAGGGAAGATCTCGTCGACGACAGAATATCAAACCATGCAATCGAAGGATCTGACGcagcaaaataaaagtgaAGTGGGGACACCCAGCATGTACAACTGTAGAATATGTCTGTGTGAATACGAGAATGAAAACAACCCATTGATATCCCCGTGTAAATGTAAAGGCTCTATGAAGTATGTGCATTTGAATTGTATAAGAACGTGGATGAAGGGAAGATTAAACGTTAGAAGTGAGTGCTCCTCCTACTCCTTCTTCTGGAAGCAACTAAATTGTGAACTGTGTAAATTTCCCTACCCAACttatatttatgcacaaAACAAATATTTGGAGTTATATGAAATTCCAAAACCAGAACTTCCCTACATTGTTATCGAATTAATGAATGACAGAAACAAGGGGTTCTACATAGTCAGTTTGGCTAACACGAAATGTGTTAGGATGGGTAGAGGCCATGACACAGATGTACGTGTGAATGATATCTCCGTGTCAAGGTTCCATGCCATGATAAAATTCTGCAATGGAAATTTCTACATAGAAGATTGTAAGAGCAAATTTGGAACCCTCATTCAGATAAGGAAGCCAGTCTTTTTCAACATAAGACGGAATAAATTCATTGCTTTGCAAGTAGGTAGAACAGTtatgtatgtttatatgaaaaggaagaattggATTTTTTTACCCATCTGTTTGAAACTTTCCAAAACGAAGGATGAGGATGTTAGCACGttggataatttttcctcaaaACTGATTATCGATAATAATATGCAGTTGGAAAATAGCAACTTTGAGTACAACGGGGGGGAGGATGCTGAGGGGGAAGCTCCAAATTACGAAGGAGCGAATGAGCTGGACAATAATCCCATGGTGGATAATTCAGTGGTGAACAATCCAATGGTGCACAATCCCATGGTGGATAATTCAGTGATCAATGCAGGAGAGTCTCCTCCCGTGGGGGACGTCGGGACGCAGGACTTGAACGAAGCCAACAcccacaacaacagcagcgcCCAGGATATAAACCTGGACAGCACGGGCAGCATCGGAAACGCCACGCCAAGTGTGCCAAGTGTGCCAAGTGTGCCAAGTGTGCCAAGTGTGCCAAGTGTGCCCACTGGTGTGACGTGCAACCCCGATGACGCTGCCAAGAGCACTAACCCTTACGAAAGCGGCGGCGTAGGAAACAATGCAGGCAACGGTCGGGGTAACAGCGGGGACAGCAGTGTCTCCCGGAACGTTATGAATGGAGGCACCCCCCCTGGTTATTATTAA
- a CDS encoding Small nuclear ribonucleoprotein (SnRNP), which translates to MSVGIPIKLLHEGIGHTISVETKAGVLYRGTLLFAEDNMNCLLENVSVVKKDGKQVLLEQVYIRGGSVSFMIFPDMLRYAPIFKVNKTKTKTNFATIRRAMEVHARMATKNREARA; encoded by the exons ATGTCAGTAGGGATACCCATAAAATTGCTGCACGAAGGGATAGGGCATACAATTTCGGTGGAGACCAAGGCGGGAGTCCTCTACAGGGGCACATTG CTTTTCGCAGAGGATAACATGAACTGCCTTCTAGAGAACGTCTCTGTGGTTAAAAAGGACGGGAAGCAGGTTCTCCTGGAG CAAGTGTACATACGAGGAGGAAGTGTGTCCTTCATGATTTTCCCAGACATGCTGAGATACGCCCCTATATTTAAAGTGAACAAGACTAAAACAAAAACGAACTTTGCCACCATTAGGCGGGCCATGGAAGTTCACGCAAGAATGGCAACGAAGAACAGGGAGGCCAGAGCGTGA